Part of the Polaribacter sp. Hel1_33_78 genome is shown below.
GCCGTTTCTCCGGTTCCAATTGCCCAAACAGGTTCGTAAGCTAAAATAATACTTTTCCAAGCACCCGCTTCTAAATGAAATAGTGCATTTTTTAATTGACTTTCTACAACTGCAAAATGATTTTCAGATTTTCTATCTTCTAATAATTCTCCAAAACAAAAAATAGTTTCTAATTCATTTTCTATAATAGCATCTACTTTTTTAGCTAAACTTTCATCCGTTTCATTAAAATAGGTTCTTCTTTCTGAGTGACCTAAAATAACCGTTTTAATTCCGATTGCTTTTAACATGTCCGCAGAAATTTCGCCAGTATAAGCTCCGTTTTTAGCCTCATGCATATTTTGTGCAACTACTTCAATTTTAGAATATTTAGCGGCTTTTATAGATGAAGATAAATTGACAAAAGTAGGAGAAACAATTACACGAGTATTTTCTAACTTCTCTTTTTTAATAGATTTTTTCAAATCTTTGATTAGTTGTTTACTCTCCTTTTTAGTATTGTTCATTTTCCAGTTTCCTGCTACTATTTTTGTTCTCATAATTCTAATTTTAGTACTTAAAATATTGGTATTATTCTATCTTTAATTTTGATGTAAATTTAAGAAATGGAAAGGCAAAAATCATGTAGAAAAAGAAATAGTTACTAAAACGATTTATTTGATTTTTTTTAACACTTCTTTTATCTTTTTGTCTGCTGCATTTGTAGCTTTAAATAAAGTTATTTCTCCAGTTTCATCGATAACCATATATCTTGGAATCCAATTTAAATTGATGAAATCTACAAATTTACCGTCTTTCATTCCTTCTGGTAAATTATAATGTACTCCTTTTAAATTGTACCTTTTAATAGCTCTTTTCCAGGAAGGATTGCTCCTGTCAACAGATAAAAACAAAAATACTACACCAGGAAATTCTTTTTGTAATTCTTTTACCTTTGGCACGCCCACAATACAATCTTTGCACCAAGAGGCCCAAACATCTATAAAGATTTTTTTCCCTTTATAATTATATAAAACTTCTCTTAGCGTTATTTTAGAATCGTCTAGACCAATCAACATTTCCTTATATGCGTCGGTAGAAAACTGTGTAGGTTGTTCTGAGTTACAACTTATAAAAACGATAATCAATAAAAGAAATAATTTTTTCATAGAAAAAGGTTAATTAAAAAGGAAATAACTTACAAATGTTAAAAGTTAAAAATAGTACTTTTGTTTAACTTTAAGCAAAAGTAATGACAACGCAACAACTTGTATCACAAATAAAACAAAAAAAATCTTTTTTATGTATAGGTTTAGATGTAGATCTTGGTAAAATTCCTAGGCATTTATTAAAATTAGAAGATCCATTTTTTGAATTTAACAAAGCCATTATTGATGCAACGCACCATTTGTGTGTTGCCTACAAGCCAAATACTGCTTTTTATGAGGCTTATGGTCTTAAAGGTTGGCAAGCGCTGGAAAAAACAATTTCTTACATCAATAACAAACATCCAGAAATTTTTACAATTGCAGATGCAAAAAGAGGAGATATAGGCAATACATCAACAATGTATGCGAAGGCTTTTTTACAAGATTTGGCTTTTGATTCTGTTACTGTAGCGCCTTATATGGGTAAAGATTCTGTTGAACCCTTTTTGGATTTTAAAGATAAGCACACTATTATGTTGGCATTAACTTCTAACGAAGGTGCTTTTGATTTTCAGACCTTGCACGTCAACGATCAGGAATTGTATAAAAAAGTTTTACAAGTTTCAAAATCTTGGAGAAATTCAGAAAACTTGATGTATGTTGTTGGAGCTACAAAAGCTGAATATTTTAAAGAAATCAGAAAAATAGTTCCGGATTCTTTTCTGTTAGTTCCTGGAGTGGGAGCACAAGGAGGAAACTTGCAGGATGTTTGTAAATATGGATTATCAGAAAATATTGGTTTGTTAATCAATTCGTCAAGAGGAATAATTTATGCTTCAAATTCTACAGATTTTGCACAAGTGGCTGCTTTAAAAGCGAAAGAACTACAAACAGAAATGAGCTTCATCCTAGAAAATAGATTCTAAATATCTTTTTCTGAAAAAGGATTTTTAGAACCAAATGAAAGAAGTTTTTCATGAACAATTGTTGCTTTCCGTTTTTGGAATTAAATATTTTAAAATGGATGTAAATGCTATCAAAGGAAATAATGATTAAGGATTCTTCCGAATACTTTAAATATTTTATATCCTGAGATTTTTTTGAAAGTAACGAATTTGATTAATTTTTTCGAGTAACTTCATGCCTTTATAGGTAGCTATATTACTCATTAGTTCATCTACAAATCTTTAGATAGTTATTAGATTTTTCAATGAGCGATATACTTTCTCTTTAGATGTTACTTGCAACTATTCAACTATTTTAAGTGGTACATAAATTTTTGCTGAATGCTTAAACGTATAAAATTAGTGTAAACATTTTGACTTACAATATTGTTGATATTATTTTTTAACAATCTTATGAGTTGATGTTTCTTTTTCAGATTCTAATTTTAAGAAATAAATACCTTTTGATAATTTAGAGGTTTCTATCGTTTTCTTTGAACTATTTTGAACAAATGTTTGAATTTTTTGACCTGTTAAAGAATAAATAGTTCCTTTAATTTTACCAAGATCTGAAGAAAATTGAATGTTTAATTTATCATTTACAGGATTAGGGAAAAGTTTTATGTCTAACAAGTTATTAATATCAGAGACAGATGCTACAGATTCTTGATAGACTCTAACATAGTCAATTTCCATTGCGCTTTCTGTAAAATTTGATGCTATGTTTGGTAAAATAGCAACATTAAATAATAAATATTGAGGCGCATTATAAGGCCAGTTTTGAATGTTTTTATCTTCTGGATTATATACATAATGAACGATGCCATCTACACTAAAAGTCATTTTATTAGAATTCCAATCTAGAGTATAAATATGAAATTCTGTGGATGCATTATTAATTTTTCTTCCTCCTTTATTCACAGTGCCTCCAAAGCTAGATCTATTATGCATAGCACTTTGTACAAAGTCTTGATTGTTACCCCAATGCTCAATAATATCTATTTCTCCACAATCTGGCCAACCGGTTGTTCCATGAGTAGCAGCCCAATAACCTCCAGTTTCTGTAATGTTTTGACCTAGCATCCAGAGAGCAGGGAAAGTACCTACTCCAAAAGGCATTTTTGCCCTAATTTCAATTTTACCATAGGTAAAAGCAAATTTAGAATTCAGTCTTGCAGAAGTGTATTGTTTAGTAACTCCGTAACTATTGTATGTTTCTTTTTTAGCTACAATTTTTAAAGAACCATTTACCATAAAAGAATTTGTATTGCTATCCGTGTAATGCTGAATTTCTCCATTAGCCCAACTTTGTCCATTTATAATGGGTCTTGTTTGTTGAAACCATTTACTGTTATCAATAGGACCTGTACCATTAAATTCATCAGACCAAACTAAGTTGTCAAAAACAGGATCTTCACCATTATTATTACTGTCAGTAATGGTGCCGTCATATAAAAAATCATCAATGTATGCTGTTACTTTAGCATTATTGTCTTCACCGTTAATTTGTATTAAAACTCTATTAAAGTCTTTTCTATTTATAGGGTCAGCCGAGTTCTCATTGTATTTTAAAAAAGTATCATTTTTAAAATCGAATGCAATCGTTTGCCATTGATCTAAAATAATCGGCTTTATAATTTCCGTTTGAGTAGTCCATTTTTCACCTAAAGTATTGTCTTGTAACTTTAAAGATATTTGGTTGTTTTCATTTTGGGTGAGACTAGCTGACGGAACATATATTTTTAGAGTAAAAGTTTGATATGCAGATAAGTCAAATGTATTGGAAGTGTCAAAAAATATATTTGCATATTGGCCTCCATCATCTTTATATTCTAGAACCGTATTAGAAGTATTTATACTTTCTTTATAAGGATTTGCAAAGGATGTATTCATTGCTGATTCATCGGTAGCCCAAGTAGAAATTGTTCCATTCCCTTCAAAATCATCTTCTACAGTTTGTCCATTAGAAAATAAGGTAATTGATAAAAATAATATGGTAAATAAGTACTTCATAAATTAATTTTTTTCAAAACTAATTTATTTCCTAGTACTTAACAAACTAAATGACCATACAAAAGCCATACATGCTAAATAAGAAAACCTCTGTTGTTTAAATGCACAGAGGTTTTATAACTATTTTTTCTTTTTACAATTTATATTTTATCTTGTAATGCAAAAACTTGCTTTAGCAAAGCTGTGTTGCGTAATCCCGCTTTTTCACGAATTCCTTTTTCCTCAACTTCAATCATTGTGTATACACCTTGCAATGCTTGTTTTGTTACATACCCTGTTAAATCTGGGTTTACTTTGTTTACAAAAGGAATTGAGTTGTATTTGTTAATTAAGTTTGCCCAAACTTTATCTGCCCCTACCTTACCAAATGAGTTTTTAATTACTGGTGTAAATTCGCTATACAAAGCAGTTGATGTTTCATTTTTTAAATAGGATGTTGCTGCATTTTGTTCTCCTAAAAGTATATTTTTAGCATCCTTAAAAGACATGTTTTTTATTGCATTTACAAAGATTGGAGTCGCGGTTTTAACAGCATCTTCTGCAGCTCTATTTAATACTTTTATACCTTCATCTGCTAAATTGCTAAGACCTATTTTACGCAAACCTTTATCTACAGCTTTCAATTCTTCTGGCAATAAAATTTTAACTAAATCGTTTCTGTAAAAACCGTCTTTTGAGGTTAATTTGGTAACCTGATTTTTAATTCCATTATCCAAAGCTTGTTTTAAACCATTTCCTATTTGCTCTTGAGATATTCCTCCACCACTATTAGGCAACTGACTTACTACTTTTTGCAATTCTGCGCAACTTGTAAATTGCATTGCAATTACTAACACTAAAATTTTTTTTATCATTTTATTTAATTTTATATTCTTTTACTATGAACCTTTTTAGATAAAAAGTCACTTAATTATTTAAAAGTATCTGTTTTTTTATCATATCCAAAGGGGCAATGTTTACAACCACTTTTACAGCAATAGCCTCTTTTTAAATGATACTTTTCTGTAAAGACCTTGTAACCTTGTTCATTCAAGTAATAATCGTCTTTTTCTATTTCTATTCTTGGTTTAAACATACTGCAAAAATAAACGATTTAATAAGGATTATCTAAATTGTAATCTTTTATCTTTAACGGAGTCTATTCTTAAAGCTTTAAAGTCTAAAATATAGTTTTGATATAATCTCCAAGGAAATTGATCTCCTTGTTTTGGTAAAATATCTTTCGCTCTATGAATATAACCAGAATCTAAATCGATTAAAGGTAATTCTCCTAGGTTTTTTTCTATAACTTTTGCGTACACCGATTTATAATTATTTTTATCCAAATACTTTAAAAGTCTTGAAATATATTCACTTGTCAAATCACTTTTTAAAGTCCAAGAGGCGTTTGTATAACCAGCAAAAACCAAAAAATTAGGGAGTTCACTTAACATTAGTCCTTTATAAATAAACTGTTTTGTAATATCGAAAGGGGTATTGTTGAGCGATATTTTAGCTCCACCAAACGGTAGTAGTTTTAAACCAGTTGCACTAATAATAATATCAGCTTCTATAATTTTTCCTGATTTTAAAAGAATTCCATTTTCTATAAAAACATCAATAGAGTCCGTTATTACATCAGCTTTTCCTTTTTTAATAGCTTTAAAAAAATCGCCATCTGGCACTAAGCAAAAACGTTGATCCCAAGGCCTATAATTTGGTGAAAAATGAGGTTCTAATGGGAACTCATTACCTAACTCTTTTTTAATTCCTTTTAAAATGAATTTTTTCATCGTTTCTGGAAACTTTCTGCACAAATTATAGAATAACATATCTGCCAAAATATTTTTTACTCGTACTAAAGTATGTGCAATTTTACTTGGTAATATAAATTTTAGAAACTTTGCAATTTTATCCTTATTTGGTAAAGCAGCAATATACGTTGGTGTTCTTTGCAACATGGTTACTTTAGATACGTCTTCTGCAATCTTTGGAACTATGGTTACAGCGGTTGCTCCACTACCTATCACTACTACTTTTTTATCTTTATAATTTAAATTTGTATTCCATTTTTGAGGATGAATAAATGTTCCTTTAAAATTTTCTAGGCCTTTAAATTCTGGAGTATAACCATGATCATAATTGTAATATCCACTTGCATTAAAAATAAATTGCGAAGAATAATAAGATTCTTCTTGAGTAGTAGGATTTATTACTTTTAGTGTCCATAAATTATCTTCGGTATCAAAATTATAGGAGATTACTTTTTGATGATATACAATTTTATCTTTTACATTAAATTCTTCTGAAGCTTGATTTAAATATCTTAAGATTGAAGGAGCGTCTGCAAAAGATTTATCATCATCCCAAGTTTTAAAAGAATAACCAAAAGTATACATATCTGAATCAGAGCGAATTCCTGGGTATTTAAATAAACTCCAAGTTCCACCTAGTTCTTCTCTAGCTTCTAAAATTAAATATTTTTTATTTTTGTTTTTTCTTTCTAAATGACAAGCTGCTCCAATTCCTGATAAACCTGCTCCAATAATGATAATATCTTGCTTCATCAATTTATAATATTTCTCAATTAGTTCTTATTTGCATTCTATTAAAAAAGGAAAATAGTTTTCTCTTGAAAAAATAGACCGATGCTTTTGAAGCTGATCTTTATTTTTACCATCAAAAAAGATGAGTGAAATTCAATTTTCCAATTTATACTCTCTTAAATTCTAAATTTAAGACCATAAAAAAATCTAGAAAATACAGATTAAAATTAAATTTATTTTTAGTCAATTGCTTTTTTAAAGGCATCTTTACCTCCCACAATTGGAATTGTAATTGTAGTTCCTTTTAAATCAACTGTTAATTCAGTTCCTGGCTCTGGCAGCAAGGTGTAATTATTATCACTAGAAAAAATCATTAAACCAATTTGTTGTCCTTTTTTTATAATTTGATCATCAGGTTGAAAATCGAAAGTCATTTTATAAAACTTACCAGGTTTCAATGGTTTGCTTTCTGTTAGCGATTTGTGATTTTGTAAATCTGCCCAACCCCGGGTAATAATATTATCGGTTATTTTTACTATTCTATCCTTATTCCATGGCAAAGAAACTAAATAAACAGATAAATTTACAGCAGCTTTAGAACTTGCTGCTTTAATTGTTATTGATGATAAACCAGAGATATGAATATTTTCTTTTAAAATTGGGGTAACATATAACAAACGATGATTTGTGTAACCTGCTTGTGCCAAAGTTTCTGCGGAAAAAGAATAATTATCTACCAAAGTTTCTTTGGCTTTCGATGATGATTTATTTAGGGATAAACCTCCAACTTTAGGAGCTCCGCCATTTAAATAAAAAGTAACAGCTTCTGCTTCTGGGTTTGGATAATTTTTATAAGAAGTTGGCTCATTTTTTTTATCATTTTCTCTTACAATCCAAGCTTTTGCATCATTCTCAACGTTGTTTTCAACTCCATGTAAATAACGAGTAAACCAACGATTCATCATTTTCATCGGTGGTGGACCTCCATGACCATTTTGATGGTAAAAAATTTGAGTTTGTAAGCCCATTTCCGAAGCTTTTTTATATATTCTATAACTATGCTCAGGCATTACATTCCAATCATTAAAACCATGAGACATTAATAATGCAGCTTTCATTGGTTTCATTTGATTTAGATAATCACGTCCAGCCCAAAAGTCATTATAATCTCCAGAGGCTCTGTCCATACCATTTGCCATTTCAGTGTCTCTCACAACTTTATTATTTCGTGCTCTATTTTCCTCTTTTCCACTATGAATAAAATCGTATAACACATCTATATCTTCACCTAAATAACCTCCAGGAGAACGTACCAAACCATTTGAGCGATAATAATGATAATAAGAAGTATTTGGGGCAATTGGAATAATTGCTTCTAAACCTTCTACACCAGTTGTTGCAGCTGCTAAAGGAATTGTTCCATTGTAAGAAGTTCCTGTCATTCCTACTTTACCTGTAGACCAAAATGCTTTCACTTCTTCACTTCCTTCTCTAGAAATAAACCCTTTTGCACGACCATTTAACCAGTCTATAACTGCTTTTGGTGCTAAAGATTCATTATCTCCACCAACAGTTGGTGCACCATCAGATAATCCAGTTCCTGGAGAAGAAGAATGCACAACAATATAACCTCTTGGCACCCAGGTTTTAATATGAGAATTTGAAATAATTGGTCTTTTTCCTCTTCTTGTAACTTCTGGATGAACAATATCTGCTACTTTCTCTCCAAGTTCATGTTTTACATTCCAAAAAGCTCCTTCTGTATCTGGTGCAACACCAGCAAAATAAGGGCTAGAGATATATACAATAGGTAACTTTAAACCTTCGCTCTCAGTTTGCGCAGGTCTTGATACATCTACATGCATTCTGTCTAATCTTCCATCTCCGTCCGTATCAAATGAAGTTTCTACCCATAAATCATGACGTAACCAATCTTTTGGATTTTTAAATGCTTCTACTATTTGTGCTTCTCCATCTTTAAAAACGGGTACTGCTTTTTCTTGAGACTGTATTGAATAGGTAATAAGAAAAAGGAGTAGGAATTGAATTTTAATTTTCATGAGTATATGTTTTTAAAATCTAGTAGTTGTATAATTAAACTCGTTATTTCAATACTGAAAACTCAATGCTAGAATCAGTAAAAACAGTATGTGTTTGTGTTTTAAAATCTTTCTCATCAGCTTTATATATATTGTCTACATAAGTTTGAGGATTCAAATCTATTAAAGGGAACCAAGTACTCTGCACTTGTATTTGTAATTTATGTCCTTTTTTAAAGGTGTGAAAAACATCTTGTAATTTTATATTAACATCCGTTTTTTTGTTTGGTGTAAATGGTTCTGGAAATTCAAAACTATTTCTAAAACGACCGCGTAAAACTTCACTTCTAACCATTAAATGATAATTACTCATTTTTAAATGATCTTGTAAACCTTCATTATCTTCGGCCAAATCTGAAGGATGCACGTCAATTACTTTTACAATCCAATCTGCTGCGGTTCCGGTAGTTGCGACTTTAAGTTTTGCTAAAATATCTCCAGCTAACGTTAAATTTTCGGTTAAAACATCCGTTTCAAAAACCAGAACATCTGGTCTTCTTGCGGCAAAACGTTGGTCATCTGTCATATATTTTCTTGGCGTAAAAACGGTTTTGATATCTTCGGAATATGGAATAGGTCTTTTAATATCACTTATAAATTTAATTTCTTTTGATGCTTTTTTAGTAATAGTCAATTCTTGATTTTCTGATAAAAACCAATCTTCTTTGATTACATTTTTTGGAGGCCAAGCATCATAAGTTTTCCATTCTTTTTTACCAGAATCAAAAACATAGGCTTCTGGTAAACCTGAATTTTTATCCCCTTTTCCTTTTAAGAAATGATTAAAGAATTTTGTTTCAATTTCTTTCTGAAATTTTAATGAAATAGAATCTCCAAAATAATAATTTCCTACAGAATTTCTAACCCTAGAACTTGCCCATTTTCCATGGTCCCAAGGTCCAAAAACAAGTGTATTGTAATTTTCTATTCCATTTTTTTCAATTCCTTTGTAGGTTTCTAAAGGCCCATATAAATCTTCAGCATCAAACCAACCACCAACAATCATCGTTGCCACAGAAGACGGAACTTTATTCATATGCTGTATAATTCCTTTACTTTTCCACACGGAATCATAATTAGGATGTTCTACAATTTCTTTCCAGAAAAAATCATCAATTTTATCTTTATTTTCAGCAGTTTTCACATCTAATTTATCATATTGAAAATATTCATTCAAGTTTTTTAGAGGACCTTTGTCTAGAAAAAATTGATATTGATCTTGCGAATTCATTTTTGGAAAAGAATACCAAGCAGAATTTGTAGGTGCATCTTTGTAGGTTCCAAATAAAGAAATTGCTCTAAAATAACTTAATAGAAATGCGCCATTATGATGAAAATCGTCAAAGAAAAAATCCCCAATACAAGCTTGTGGAGAAGCTGCTTTTAAAGCCGGATGCGCATCAATGGCAGAAATAGTGGCATAATGTCCGGGATAAGAAATTCCCCAGGTTCCAACATTTCCATTATTGTATTCAACGTTTTTTACAAGCCAATCAATCGTATCAAACGTATCAGAGACTTCGTCAGATTGGTTTGCTGTTTTATTTGGAATGTAAGCACGCATATTATCATAAACCCCTTCGCTCATCCAACGACCGCGAACATCTTGATACACTACAATATTTCCTTCTTTCATTAAATGAATATTCGGGCTAATTTTAGTTTTCATTTTACCTGCTCCATATGGCGCAGAACTGTATGGAGTTCTTTGCATTAAAATAGGATATTTTTTACTGTTGTCTTTTGGAGTGTAAATGGTTGTGTGGAGTTTAGTTCCATCTCTCATTGCAATGTCAACTTCTTGCTTTGTGTAGTTGTCCAGAACATAAGTGTCTTTTTTAAGTGTTCTTTCTTGTGATGATTTATCACAATTTGTGATTAGAAAAAAACTAAATATTGCAAGAATAATATATCTACGCATGGGGAAATTATTTTAAATTATTGCTAAAGCTACAAAACAAAAAAAGAATTATTAAATAAATGAACTGTTAAAATGATTTTAGATACTTTTATCATGGATTAAAAATTCATAAAATGAAAAGATTATTTTTCCCTTTGTTGCTGATTATAATACTAAGTTGTCAATCTAATAGTATAAACAAGAAAAATCCAATTAAGGAAGAAGTATCTCAAAAAAAAACGTTTCTAAAGTTAGAAAAAGAAAGATATAACGTTGCTTTTTTAATTATGGATGGAACTTTTAATACAGAGTTAACTGCCCCTTTTGATATTTTTCAACATACAATTTTTAGAAAAAATATTAAAGCAATGAATGTATTTACAGTTGCAAATACAGATCAAGCTATTACCACTTTTGAAGGTATGAGAATTATGCCAGATTATAATTACCTTAAAGATTCGTTACCAAAAATTGATATTTTTGTAGTGCCTTCTGCAGAACATCATTTAAATTCTGATTTAGAAGATATAGCTATGATTGATTTTGTGAAGCAAGTTGATAAAGAAGCTACTTACGTTACCTCTCATTGTGATGGTGCTTTTGTATTGGCAAAAGCAGAATTATTGAAAGGTAAGGTTTCTACTACTTTTCCTTCTGATATTAATACAATGAGAAAAATGTTTCCTGAATTAGATATCAGAAAAGATGTTTTATTTGTGCATGATGGAAAATATATTACTTCAGCTGGAGGTGCAAAATCGTTTGAAGCAGCTTTGTATTTATGCGAATTTTTATACGGTAAAGAGGTTGCAAAGTCTCTAGCTGGTGGTTTAGTAATTGATTGGAATGTAGATACAGTTCCACATTTAGTTGTTAAATAGACATTAAAAATTATGATAATGGCATCAGGATAAAGAAAGCGCTGGTTCTTTTTGATAAGAAAAAACACCGATCTAAAACGTTACTAATAGCTGTTCTTTGCGGAGCATACCTTTGCAGTAAAACCCATCCGTAAATAAATCAACCTATAAACTGCGTCGTCAACTAAAAACCCTTATTTTTGCAAAATATGCAGGAAACAAAAAAACATCAATTAACAGATTGGTTACCAACTACAAACAAGGAAGTTAAAATTCGTGGTTGGGATCAATTGGATGTTATTTTATTTAGTGGAGATGCTTATGTAGATCACCCTTCATTTGGACCAGCTGTAATTGGTAGAATTTTAGAAAGTTATGGTTTGCGCGTAGCAATTGTGCCACAACCAAGTGTAACAGATAATCTTCAAGATTTTGAAAAATTAGGAAAACCTCGTCTGTTCTTTGGGGCAACTGGTGGCTGTATGGACCCTATGGTTAGTAATTATACCGCTAGTAAAAGACGACGAGATAAAGATGCGTATACGCCAAATGGTGATAAAGGGTTTAGACCTGATTATGCAACGTCTGTGTACTCGAAAATTTTAAAAGAAAAATTTCCTGATGTTCCTGTTTTAATAGGCGGAATTGAAGCTTCTTTAAGACGTGTTACGCACTATGATTATTGGTCTGACAAGTTATTACCAACTATTTTAGAAACTTCTAAAGCAGATATGTTGGTGTATGGAATGGGAGAGCAACCTTTGCGTGAAATTGTAGAGTTATTGCAAAAG
Proteins encoded:
- a CDS encoding DJ-1/PfpI family protein gives rise to the protein MKRLFFPLLLIIILSCQSNSINKKNPIKEEVSQKKTFLKLEKERYNVAFLIMDGTFNTELTAPFDIFQHTIFRKNIKAMNVFTVANTDQAITTFEGMRIMPDYNYLKDSLPKIDIFVVPSAEHHLNSDLEDIAMIDFVKQVDKEATYVTSHCDGAFVLAKAELLKGKVSTTFPSDINTMRKMFPELDIRKDVLFVHDGKYITSAGGAKSFEAALYLCEFLYGKEVAKSLAGGLVIDWNVDTVPHLVVK